One Vibrio penaeicida DNA segment encodes these proteins:
- a CDS encoding enoyl-CoA hydratase: MIIQTEQIGRVVLIRLNRPDKLNALNSEVMSAITQTLTEYDQNPDIGCFVITGSERAFAAGADIAEMSDKSYTDMLSTDYFSGWDAFCALRTPKIAAVSGYALGGGCELAMMCDLIYASESALFGQPEIKLGVIPGIGGTQRLTRLVGRAKAMDLILTGRMMDAAEAERAGLVARVMPDEALLEETLAVAKVIASYSKPSVIVGKEAIDRAEQVSLKEGLLFERRVFHSLFSTHDQKEGMRAFLEKRAPSFKGH, translated from the coding sequence ATGATTATCCAAACTGAGCAAATAGGTCGAGTGGTTTTAATTCGACTCAACCGCCCCGACAAACTTAATGCACTCAACAGCGAAGTTATGTCTGCAATTACGCAGACATTGACGGAGTATGACCAAAATCCAGACATTGGGTGTTTTGTGATAACGGGATCGGAGCGTGCTTTTGCCGCAGGTGCTGATATCGCTGAGATGTCGGACAAAAGTTACACCGATATGTTGAGCACAGATTACTTCTCTGGGTGGGATGCATTCTGTGCACTTCGGACTCCTAAAATAGCGGCGGTTTCAGGGTATGCACTAGGAGGAGGGTGCGAATTAGCGATGATGTGCGACCTCATTTATGCCTCTGAATCCGCATTATTTGGTCAGCCAGAAATCAAACTGGGGGTGATTCCAGGCATTGGTGGTACACAGAGGCTCACGCGTTTGGTGGGCCGAGCTAAGGCGATGGATCTTATTTTAACGGGAAGAATGATGGATGCTGCTGAAGCGGAGCGAGCAGGTCTCGTCGCCAGAGTTATGCCCGATGAAGCGTTACTTGAAGAAACCCTTGCGGTTGCTAAAGTGATCGCCAGCTACAGCAAGCCTTCTGTCATTGTCGGCAAAGAAGCCATCGATCGAGCAGAGCAGGTTTCGTTGAAAGAAGGGTTGTTGTTTGAACGTAGAGTCTTTCACTCGTTATTCTCCACTCACGATCAAAAAGAAGGTATGCGTGCTTTTTTAGAAAAACGAGCGCCGAGTTTTAAAGGGCATTAG